A section of the Streptomyces sp. CG1 genome encodes:
- a CDS encoding transketolase has protein sequence MNTAELAELGQQLRVDSVRASDAAGSGHPTSSMSAADLLAVLLAHHLRYDFERPGHPANDRFVLSKGHASPLLYAAYKAAGVIEDGELLTFRRIGSRLEGHPTPRRLPWVETATGSLGQGLPVGVGIALAGKHLDRTGYRVWVLCGDSELAEGSVWEAAEHAGYERLDNLITVVDVNRLGQRGPTRHGHDLDAYARRFEAFGWRTLEVDGHDVDAIDRVYGEALATDGQPVAILARTLKGKGVAAVEDREGHHGKPLPDAEEAIAELGGPRSLHVRVNEPPAAAALRDLTTEVLQLPRYDKGDEVATRDAFGAALAALGTARGDVVALDGEVGDSTRTEEFAKAHPERFFECYIAEQQLVAAAVGMAARGWLPYASTFAAFFTRAYDFVRMASISGSGINLVGSHAGVAIGQDGPSQMGLEDLAMFRALYGSTVLYPCDANQTARLVAAMSGLDGIRYLRTSRGKTPVIYGPEEEFPVGGSKTLRSSEEDRLTVVAAGVTVPEALAAADRLADDGVRVRVIDLYSVKPVDTATLRRAAEETGCLLTVEDHHAEGGLGDAVAEAFADGRPVPRLVRLAVRAMPGSAAPDEQLHAAGIDALGIAAAAKLLVEETIVR, from the coding sequence ATGAACACCGCAGAACTCGCCGAACTGGGACAGCAGTTGCGTGTGGACAGTGTGCGGGCGTCCGATGCCGCGGGCTCCGGGCACCCCACGTCCTCGATGTCCGCCGCCGATCTGCTGGCCGTGCTGCTCGCCCACCACCTGCGCTACGACTTCGAGCGGCCCGGACACCCCGCCAACGACCGCTTCGTGCTGTCCAAGGGCCACGCCTCGCCCCTGCTGTACGCCGCGTACAAGGCCGCCGGTGTCATCGAGGACGGCGAACTGCTCACCTTCCGCAGGATCGGCAGCCGGCTCGAAGGACATCCGACGCCCCGGCGGCTGCCCTGGGTGGAGACCGCCACCGGATCCCTCGGCCAGGGCCTGCCGGTCGGCGTCGGCATCGCCCTCGCCGGCAAGCACCTGGACCGCACCGGCTACCGGGTGTGGGTGCTGTGCGGCGACAGCGAGCTGGCCGAGGGCTCGGTGTGGGAGGCCGCCGAACACGCCGGGTACGAGCGCCTGGACAACCTGATCACGGTCGTGGACGTCAACCGGCTCGGCCAGCGCGGCCCCACCCGGCACGGCCACGACCTGGACGCCTACGCCCGCCGCTTCGAGGCCTTCGGCTGGCGCACCCTCGAGGTCGACGGCCATGACGTCGACGCGATCGACCGGGTGTACGGCGAAGCGCTGGCCACGGACGGACAGCCCGTCGCGATCCTCGCCCGCACCCTCAAGGGCAAGGGCGTCGCCGCCGTCGAGGACCGCGAGGGTCACCACGGAAAGCCGCTGCCGGACGCCGAGGAGGCCATCGCCGAGCTGGGCGGACCCCGCAGTCTGCACGTCCGGGTGAACGAACCGCCGGCCGCCGCGGCGCTGCGTGACCTGACCACCGAGGTGCTCCAGCTCCCGCGCTACGACAAGGGCGACGAGGTCGCGACCCGGGACGCCTTCGGCGCGGCGCTCGCGGCGCTCGGCACCGCCCGCGGCGACGTCGTCGCCCTGGACGGCGAGGTCGGCGACTCCACCCGCACCGAGGAGTTCGCCAAGGCGCACCCCGAGCGGTTCTTCGAGTGCTACATCGCCGAACAGCAGCTGGTCGCCGCGGCCGTCGGCATGGCCGCGCGGGGCTGGCTGCCGTACGCCTCGACGTTCGCCGCGTTCTTCACCCGCGCCTACGATTTCGTGCGCATGGCGTCCATCAGCGGCTCCGGCATCAACCTGGTCGGCTCGCACGCCGGAGTCGCGATCGGGCAGGACGGGCCCTCGCAGATGGGCCTGGAGGATCTGGCCATGTTCCGCGCCCTGTACGGCTCGACCGTGCTGTATCCGTGCGACGCCAACCAGACCGCACGGCTGGTCGCGGCCATGTCCGGGCTGGACGGCATCCGCTATCTGCGCACCTCGCGCGGGAAGACACCGGTGATCTACGGCCCCGAGGAGGAGTTCCCGGTCGGCGGCAGCAAGACGCTCCGGTCGAGCGAGGAGGACCGGCTGACGGTCGTCGCGGCCGGGGTCACCGTGCCCGAGGCGCTGGCCGCGGCCGACCGGCTCGCCGACGACGGCGTCCGGGTGCGGGTGATCGACCTGTACTCCGTCAAGCCCGTCGACACGGCCACGCTGCGCCGGGCCGCCGAGGAGACCGGCTGTCTGCTCACCGTGGAGGACCACCACGCCGAGGGCGGCCTCGGCGACGCCGTCGCGGAGGCCTTCGCCGACGGCCGGCCCGTGCCCCGGCTGGTCCGGCTCGCGGTGCGCGCCATGCCGGGCTCGGCCGCGCCCGACGAGCAGCTGCACGCGGCCGGCATCGACGCCCTCGGTATCGCGGCGGCCGCCAAGCTGCTGGTGGAGGAGACGATCGTGCGATGA
- a CDS encoding GvpL/GvpF family gas vesicle protein: MTGPRYVYAVCRPFGTPLQAELKGVGGAPPALLRHHDLIVVVSTVPAADCCEDALKAHLDDPDWLDATARAHQGVIDALTTVTTPLPLRPGIVFQDDWSVRMMIEAREDEFRRTLDRLEGRVEWGVTLSLEPEPAEPAPARAEAFARSLHELLSRHAEDSRLHTPEISGLSTVPGRNVLAAAYLVPRAQSEEFVELVDRARDEAPGIRVELTGPWAAYSFTGEVVP, from the coding sequence ATGACCGGACCGCGTTACGTCTACGCCGTCTGCCGCCCCTTCGGGACGCCCCTGCAGGCCGAACTCAAGGGCGTCGGGGGCGCCCCGCCGGCCCTGCTGCGCCACCACGACCTGATCGTGGTGGTCAGTACGGTCCCGGCGGCGGACTGCTGCGAGGACGCCCTGAAGGCGCACCTGGACGACCCGGACTGGCTGGACGCCACCGCCCGTGCGCACCAGGGCGTGATCGACGCGCTCACCACGGTCACCACCCCGCTGCCGCTCCGGCCCGGGATCGTCTTCCAGGACGACTGGTCGGTGCGCATGATGATCGAGGCCCGTGAGGACGAATTCCGGCGCACCCTCGACCGGCTGGAGGGCCGGGTGGAGTGGGGTGTGACGCTGTCCCTGGAGCCCGAACCCGCCGAGCCCGCCCCCGCGCGGGCCGAGGCGTTCGCCCGGTCGCTGCACGAGCTTCTCTCCCGGCACGCCGAGGATTCCCGGCTGCACACTCCCGAGATTTCCGGGCTGTCCACCGTGCCCGGCCGGAACGTCCTCGCCGCGGCCTATCTCGTGCCTCGCGCGCAGTCCGAGGAATTCGTGGAACTGGTGGATCGCGCGCGCGACGAGGCGCCCGGAATCCGCGTGGAACTCACCGGCCCCTGGGCCGCCTATTCCTTCACGGGGGAGGTGGTGCCGTAA
- a CDS encoding class I SAM-dependent methyltransferase — protein MPKAQETAVYTHGHHESVLRSHTWRTAANSAAYLLGSLKPHMKILDIGCGPGTITADLAELVPDGRVTGVDHAPGILDPARATAAGRGLTNVDFAVADVHALDYPDDTFCVVHAHQVLQHVGDPVQALREMRRVTKPGGFIAVRDADYAAMTWYPAVPGLDDWLDLYERVARANGGEPDAGRRLKAWALAAGLTDITVTSSTWTFATPEERAWWSGLWADRTLASAYAERAAQGGHATEDQLRAVSGAWREWGRREDGWFAVLHGEILCRKEA, from the coding sequence ATGCCGAAAGCACAGGAGACCGCCGTCTACACACACGGGCACCACGAGTCGGTGCTGCGTTCGCACACCTGGCGGACCGCCGCCAACTCCGCGGCCTATCTGCTCGGCTCCCTGAAGCCGCACATGAAGATCCTGGACATCGGCTGCGGGCCGGGCACCATCACCGCCGACCTGGCGGAGCTGGTACCGGACGGCCGGGTCACCGGCGTCGACCACGCGCCCGGCATCCTGGACCCGGCACGGGCCACCGCCGCCGGGCGCGGTCTGACCAACGTGGACTTCGCGGTCGCCGACGTCCACGCGCTGGACTATCCCGACGACACGTTCTGTGTGGTCCACGCCCACCAGGTGCTGCAGCACGTCGGTGACCCGGTGCAGGCACTGCGCGAGATGCGCCGGGTGACGAAGCCGGGCGGGTTCATCGCCGTACGCGACGCGGACTACGCGGCGATGACCTGGTATCCGGCGGTGCCGGGCCTGGACGACTGGCTGGACCTGTACGAGCGGGTGGCCCGGGCCAATGGCGGTGAGCCCGACGCCGGGCGCCGGCTCAAAGCGTGGGCGCTGGCCGCGGGGCTGACCGACATCACCGTCACCTCCAGCACCTGGACGTTCGCCACGCCCGAGGAGCGGGCCTGGTGGAGCGGTCTGTGGGCGGACCGCACCCTGGCCTCCGCCTACGCGGAACGGGCCGCGCAGGGCGGCCACGCCACCGAGGACCAGCTGCGGGCCGTGTCCGGGGCGTGGCGGGAGTGGGGCCGGCGGGAGGACGGCTGGTTCGCGGTCCTGCACGGGGAGATTCTGTGCCGTAAGGAAGCCTGA
- a CDS encoding histidine phosphatase family protein — translation MRLLLVRHGETPSNVDHLLDTAVPGPGLTPLGAAQAAALPEALAGEDIEALYVSTMLRTQLTAAPLAAARGLETTVRDGIREVSAGDLEMLPGESPEGREYMRTVFAWAAGDTAQRIPGGESGEEALARYDAVIAEAAASGAAAVALVSHGAAIRLWTAARADNVDVAFAAAHPLRNTGVVVLEGSPSDGWKVLSWDSATVEPAGETGPTGEPVETAQ, via the coding sequence ATGCGCCTCCTCCTCGTCCGTCACGGTGAGACCCCGTCCAACGTGGACCACCTGCTGGACACCGCCGTGCCCGGTCCCGGGCTGACCCCGCTCGGCGCGGCACAGGCAGCCGCACTGCCCGAGGCGCTCGCCGGGGAGGACATCGAGGCCCTCTACGTCTCCACGATGCTGCGCACCCAGCTCACCGCCGCCCCGCTGGCCGCAGCCCGGGGCCTCGAGACGACCGTCCGCGACGGCATACGCGAGGTGTCCGCCGGCGACCTGGAGATGCTGCCCGGGGAGTCCCCCGAGGGACGGGAGTACATGCGCACGGTGTTCGCGTGGGCCGCCGGCGACACCGCGCAGCGCATCCCCGGCGGGGAGAGCGGCGAAGAGGCCCTCGCCCGGTACGACGCCGTGATCGCGGAAGCCGCCGCGAGCGGCGCCGCCGCCGTCGCCCTGGTCAGCCACGGTGCCGCGATCCGCCTGTGGACCGCCGCCCGCGCCGACAACGTCGACGTCGCCTTCGCCGCCGCCCACCCCCTGCGGAACACCGGCGTGGTCGTCCTGGAGGGCTCGCCGTCCGACGGCTGGAAGGTCCTGTCCTGGGACAGTGCCACGGTGGAACCGGCGGGCGAGACCGGCCCGACGGGGGAGCCGGTGGAGACGGCGCAGTAG
- a CDS encoding ABC-F family ATP-binding cassette domain-containing protein, whose translation MGHLEAAHLEYHLPDGRTLLGDVSFRVGEGAAVALVGPNGAGKTTLLRLISGELKPHGGTVTVSGGLGVMRQFVGSVRDETTVRDLLVSVAPPRIREAAKAVDEAEHAIMTVDDETAQLAYAQALADWAEARGYEAETLWDMCTTAALGMPYERAQWRQVRTLSGGEQKRLVLEALLRGTDEVLLLDEPDNYLDVPGKRWLEEQLRETRKTVLFVSHDRELLARAAEKIVSVEPGPAGADAWVHGGGFATYHEARRERFARFEELRRRWDEKHAQLKKLVLSLRQAASVSHELASRYAAAQTRLRKFEEAGPPPEPPREQDITMRLKGGRTGVRAVTCKGLELTGLMQPFDLEVFYGERVAVLGSNGSGKSHFLRLLAGDDVTHTGEWKLGARVVPGHFAQTHAHPELQGRTLLDILWKEHSQDRGAAMSRLRRYELTQQAEQSFDRLSGGQQARFQILLLELEGVTALLLDEPTDNLDLESAEALQEGLEAFDGTVLAVTHDRWFARSFDRYLVFGSDGRVRETPEPVWDERRVERAR comes from the coding sequence ATGGGACATCTGGAAGCCGCGCACCTCGAGTACCACCTCCCCGACGGGAGGACCCTGCTCGGGGACGTGTCCTTCCGGGTCGGTGAAGGCGCCGCCGTCGCCCTGGTCGGCCCGAACGGCGCCGGCAAGACCACCCTGCTGCGACTGATCTCCGGCGAGCTGAAACCGCACGGCGGCACCGTCACCGTCAGCGGCGGCCTCGGCGTCATGCGCCAGTTCGTGGGCTCCGTACGCGACGAGACGACCGTACGGGACCTGCTCGTGTCCGTCGCCCCGCCCCGCATCCGCGAAGCCGCCAAGGCGGTCGACGAGGCCGAGCACGCCATCATGACCGTCGACGACGAGACCGCCCAGCTGGCGTACGCCCAGGCCCTCGCCGACTGGGCCGAGGCACGCGGCTACGAGGCCGAGACCCTGTGGGACATGTGCACCACCGCCGCCCTCGGCATGCCCTACGAACGCGCCCAGTGGCGCCAGGTGCGCACCCTCTCCGGCGGCGAGCAGAAACGCCTCGTGCTGGAGGCGCTGCTGCGCGGCACCGACGAGGTGCTGCTGCTGGACGAGCCGGACAACTACCTCGACGTGCCCGGCAAACGCTGGCTGGAGGAGCAGCTCAGGGAGACCCGCAAGACGGTCCTGTTCGTCTCGCACGACCGTGAACTGCTCGCCCGCGCCGCCGAGAAGATCGTCTCCGTGGAGCCGGGGCCGGCCGGCGCCGACGCCTGGGTGCACGGCGGCGGCTTCGCCACCTACCACGAGGCCCGCCGGGAACGCTTCGCCCGCTTCGAGGAGTTGCGCCGCCGCTGGGACGAGAAGCACGCCCAGCTGAAGAAGCTGGTGCTGAGCCTGCGACAGGCAGCCTCCGTCTCCCACGAGCTGGCCTCCCGGTACGCGGCCGCCCAGACCCGGCTGCGCAAGTTCGAGGAGGCCGGGCCGCCCCCGGAGCCGCCGCGCGAGCAGGACATCACCATGCGCCTGAAGGGCGGCCGCACCGGCGTAAGGGCCGTCACCTGCAAGGGACTTGAGCTGACCGGCCTGATGCAGCCGTTCGACCTGGAGGTCTTCTACGGTGAACGGGTCGCCGTCCTCGGCTCCAACGGCTCCGGCAAGTCGCACTTCCTGCGGCTGCTCGCGGGCGACGACGTCACGCACACGGGGGAGTGGAAGCTCGGCGCACGCGTCGTACCCGGCCACTTCGCACAGACCCACGCCCACCCCGAACTCCAGGGCCGCACCCTGCTCGACATCCTGTGGAAGGAACACTCCCAGGACCGCGGCGCGGCCATGTCGCGGCTGCGCCGCTACGAGCTGACCCAGCAGGCCGAGCAGTCCTTCGACCGGCTCTCCGGCGGCCAGCAGGCCCGCTTCCAGATCCTGCTGCTGGAACTGGAGGGCGTCACCGCGCTGCTGCTGGACGAGCCCACCGACAACCTCGACCTGGAGTCCGCCGAGGCCCTCCAGGAGGGCCTGGAGGCCTTCGACGGCACGGTCCTCGCGGTCACCCACGACCGCTGGTTCGCCCGTTCCTTCGACCGCTACCTGGTCTTCGGCAGCGACGGCCGCGTCCGCGAGACCCCGGAACCCGTCTGGGACGAACGCCGCGTGGAACGGGCCCGCTAG
- a CDS encoding DUF6158 family protein, with amino-acid sequence MTGVDPSRLDDQQLMKELETIHRTRHDTLLYGSNDALRTHNERMAQLEGEYLRRNPRRLVSAGRTREGARDRRCGEEAAPEASGT; translated from the coding sequence ATGACCGGAGTCGATCCCAGCCGACTGGACGACCAGCAGCTCATGAAGGAGCTGGAGACGATCCACCGCACGCGCCACGACACCCTCCTGTACGGCTCGAACGACGCGCTGCGGACCCACAACGAGCGCATGGCGCAGCTGGAGGGCGAGTATCTGCGCCGCAACCCGCGCCGTCTGGTCAGCGCGGGCCGCACCCGGGAGGGTGCCCGGGACCGGCGGTGCGGCGAGGAGGCCGCTCCGGAGGCCTCCGGCACCTGA
- a CDS encoding DUF2795 domain-containing protein has protein sequence MQRGSDRLSVHRDEEMKHELKDLLRSRHPTRVEEWHDPEPAADDDPEVWSGPVGGLGSPASLERMRAELARTLSRGCFPATARDLARMLRRRNAPGALTDGVARLPHSARYENVQQLAEALAGGR, from the coding sequence ATGCAGCGAGGCAGTGACCGGCTGAGCGTTCACCGGGACGAAGAGATGAAGCACGAGCTGAAGGACCTGCTGAGGTCCCGGCATCCGACGCGCGTGGAGGAGTGGCACGATCCGGAACCGGCCGCCGACGACGACCCGGAGGTGTGGAGCGGGCCCGTGGGCGGTCTGGGTTCGCCGGCCTCGCTGGAGCGGATGCGGGCGGAGCTGGCCCGGACCCTGAGCCGCGGCTGCTTCCCGGCGACCGCGCGTGACCTGGCCCGCATGCTGCGTCGGCGGAACGCGCCGGGCGCGCTGACCGACGGGGTGGCGCGGCTGCCGCACTCGGCGCGCTACGAGAACGTGCAGCAGCTGGCCGAGGCGCTGGCGGGCGGCCGGTGA